Below is a window of Ignavibacteriales bacterium DNA.
CATCATTACTACTGAGGTTGTTATAGCACTGCTAAGTAGTATTTGAGGTATGTCTTTAAACTTAACTTCTCTATAAATAAATACTGAGAGAAAAAACGCATAGAATACTGCTATTGCAGATGCCTCAGTTGCTGTGAAATAACCGGCAACAATTCCACCAATTACTATTATTATAAGTAAAAGACTTGGTACTGCTTTAAAGAATACTACAACCCCTTCTTTTGAAGTAGTGCTACTTTCAACTCTATAATTATGTTTTTTCGCATAAATGCCTGCAACTACCATTAATGATACACCTAATAAGATTCCCGGCAAATAACCTGCAAGAAACAAAGCAGCAATCGATACTCCACCACTTGCAAGTGAATAAACAATTAGAATGTTGCTTGGCGGTATTATCATTCCAGTTGTGGCAGAAGTGATATTTACAGATGCAGCAAATGCAGGATCGTAACCTTCTTTTTTCATAACGGGAGTCATAAATCCACCAATTGCAGAAGCAGCAGCAACAGCAGAACCAGAAATGGCACCGAACAACATAGCAGCAAGTATGTTTACAAATGCTAAACCTCCTGGTAATCTACCAACAAGAATTTTGGCGAAATCAATTAACCTTCTGGCTATACCGCCACTGTTCATCAATTGACCGGCTAAGATGAAAAACGGTATTGCAAGAAGTGCAAAACTATCCAACCCAGTTGCCATACGCTGTGATACTGTTGTTAATGCAGGTATTACTTTAATACTAACCAGCATTGTTAAAATGCTTGATATACCAATACTATAAGATATTGGAACGCCAAGTGATAATAGAACAACAAATGAAACTACAAGGATTAAAATTTCTACTATTTCCATTACATCCCTAATAACTATCTTTTATCAGTTACAATATGTTTTAATTTGTTTATCTCTTCGAAAATAAAATAGAATGAATAAAACATCATCAATAAACCACTTATCGGTAAGATTAGATAAACAAATCCTAATTTTATTTGCAGTGCTGCAGATATTTGATTTAATGCTAATGTAATCGTAACCAATCTCATTCCTCCGATTACCATTACAAATAATGCAAAAACAAAAACGAAAAATTGAATGAGAATCTCTAGAAATGATTTATACTGAGTTGATAATTTTGTTGCTAGCAAGTCAATTGCAAGATGCATTTTCTGACCTGCAACATAGCTCGCCCCTAAAATGCCTATCCAAACAAGCATGTATCTTGCAAGCTCTTCAGTAAAAGAACTTGGTTTTGCTAAAATAAATCTTGATAACACCTGCCAAAGCACATTAATTGTCATAATCGCAAAGATGATTATAACAACCCATTTTAAAATAAAGTCAATATTTTTTTTAATTGAAGTAAGAATCATTTGATTGCCTTTATTTTTTGAATAAGTTCATAGATTTCAGGTTCACTATTAAATTCATCGATTAAAGATTGGACTTTTTCATTAAAAAGATTTTTATCAGGATAATAAATTTTAACTCCAGCTTTTTGGACTTCATCTAATGCTTCAATTGTTGCAATCTGCCAAAGTTCTTTTTGATACTGATACGATTCATCTGCCGCTTCTTGTATCCATACTTTTTCTTCTTGTGATAAATCTTCCCAGATAATTGTACTAATTAATAATACATCCGGTACAGAAGTATGTTCATCAAGAGAATAATGTTTACATACTTCATAATGCTTAGATAAATAAAAACTGGGTGGATTGTTTTCTGCTCCATCAACAACACCTTGCTGTAATGCGGTATACAATTCACCCCAGGAAATTGGTGTTGCAGAACCTCCCAAAGCATTCACAAGCTTCACCGAAGTCGGACTTTCCTGTGTTCTTATCTTTAATCCTTTAAGATCATCCGGCTTAATGATAGGTTTATTTTTAGTATAAAAACTTCTGCTGCCAGCATCGTAATAACATAAACCTCTTAACCAGAATTTTTCGGTGCTTCTTAAAAGTCCTCTTCCAAAATCACTTTCAAAGAATTTGAACTTATGCTCATCATCTCTAAAAATGTAAGGAAGAGAAAACACTTTAAAGTTTGGACTAAAGCCCTCCAGCACTGATGATGAAACTTTTGTCATTCCCAAACTGCCTATTTGCAATAGCTCTAAGCATTCACGTTCAGTTCCAAGCTGCTGGCTTGGATAAATTGACATCAAAATTTTTCCATTGGATTTTTCAGCAACTCGACCTGCCATAAATTCCATCGCCTTGTGTACAGGATGAAATTGGTCAAGCCCGTGCCCAATCTTAATGGTTCTAATATCAGTTGTTTTTACACAGCCAGAGAAAAATATTAATACAAATATTCCAGCAATAAAATTTTTATTTAGATAATTCATTCGAAACAGATGTTTTTAAAAAATTAAGTATTTAAGTCTTTAAATGATTATAACTATTTCAGATTCTGCATTGGTATCCAATCCATATCATCAAAAACCTGATTCTCACCACCCATTGCCCAGATGAATGAGTAATTTTGAGTCCCAACACCTGAGTGCATTGACCAGCTAGTTGAGAGAACGGCCTGTTTATTTCTTATTATTATATGTCTTGTTTCGGTTGCTTCTCCAAGAATATGTATAACAAATGAATCAGGTTTCAAATTAAAATACATATAGACTTCAGATCTTCGTTGATGTGTGTGGGCAGGCATTGTATTCCAGACGCTTCCTTCATCCAGTTCGGTCAATCCTAAAACCAATTGACATGTTTTCATTGTGCCGGGATGGATGTACTTATAAATTGTTCTTTTATTTGAATCTGATGATGAGCCTAATTTTACTGGAGTTGATTGTGAAAACTTAATATGCTTATCGGGATAAGTCTTGTGAGCAGGATAACTTACGAAGTAAAATAAAGCTGGTTTACTAGCTGATTTACTTTTAAACTCAATGGTTTTTTCACCACGACCTATATACAGCCCATCTTTATTATCCATTTTATAAACTTTCCCATTAACTAATACGGAACCGTTATCGCCAATGTTAATAATTCCAAGTTCTCTACGTTCAGTAAAATAATTTGCTGCCATTTCTTTTTTTGTCGCAACGAGTTTAAGCGCTTTACCTGCCGGAACAGCTGAACCTGTTATTGACCTATCAACATCAGAATAAGTCATCAGCATTTTATTTTTCTGAAAAAGGTCTTCAATCAAAAAAGATTTTCGTAATTCATCTGTTCCAAGTTTTTTAAATCCATTTTGATTGGGTGAATATCTTACATCCATTTTGTATTCCCTTATTTAATAATTAATTCTCTCACCAGTTTGTATGAAAAAACTCTCCACGAGGTTTATCTGTTCTCTCATAAGTGTGCGCACCAAAGTAATCTCTTTGTGCTTGAAGCAGATTTGCTGGCAATCTTGAATTTCTATATCCATCAAAATATGTAAGCGCACTGCTTAACGCAGGAACCCAAATACCATTATTGATTGAAGTTGAGACAACTCTTCTCCAAGATTCCTGTGATTCTTCAATTTTTTGTTTGAAAATTGATCTAGCAAAAGATTCATAAGATTTGGATTTTTATCAAATGCTTCCTTAATCTTACCAAGAAAAACCGATCTAATGATACAGCCTCCGCGCCACATCAAAGCAATCCCGCCGTAATTAAGATTCCAATTATATTCTTTTGCAGCATTACGCATTAAGATATAGCCCTGTGCGTAAGAAATAATTTTAGAAGCATATAATGCTTTGCCAATATCGTCTATAAATACTTTCTTATCGCCAGTAAAATTTGGTTTAGGACCAGACAATATTTTTGATGCCTCGACTCTTTCCTCTTTTAATGCAGAAAGCGCACGAGCAAAAACTGATTCACTTATTAACGTTAAGGGCACCCCCATATCCAGCGAAGCTATTACTGTCCATTTACCAGTTCCTTTTTGTCCTGCAGTATCAAGAATCTTTTCAACAAGGGGCTCACCATTTTCCTTTGTATTTAATATATCTCTTGTTATTTCAATTAAATAACTTTGCAGTTCCCCTTTATTCCATTCCTTAAATATCTCAAACATTTCTTCATATGAAAGGTCAAGTAAATCCTTCATTATTTGGTAAGCCTCACAAATAAGCTGCATATCTCCATATTCAATTCCATTGTGAACCATCTTTACAAAGTGTCCTGCACCATTTTCTCCAACCCATTCACAGCAGGGAATATTACCTTCAACTTTTGCTGAAATAGATTGAAAGATTGGTTTAACAAATTCCCATGCTTTGAACGACCCACCGGGCATAATCGATGGACCCGTAAGCGCACCTTCTTCCCCGCCAGAAACTCCGGTTCCAACAAAAAGAAAACCTTTTTCTTCAAGATAGCTTGTTCGTCTTGTTGTATCAGGGAAGTGTGAATTGCCTCCGTCAATGAGAATATCACCTTTATCCAAATAGGGAATTAATTCTTCAATCAATTCATCAACCGCTTTACCAGCAGGAACCATAATTAGTATTTTCCTTGGTAGTTCCAATTTTTGAACCAACTCTTCTAATGATTTTACACCAGATATTTTTTTGCCAGACGATTTCTCTTTAAGATACTTTTCAACTTTTGATGAGTCTTTATCAAACACAACAACTGAATAGTTTTTGCTTTCCATATTTAAGGCAAGATTTCCGCCCATAACTCCAACCCCAATTAATGCAATATTTGAGAGTTCCAATTTTTATTCTCCAACCAATTAAATATTAAAACGATTTTTAGATGCCCATAACCCAAGCGCAGGATTTGAAATGTAAAAGATTTCTTCTCCATCAGGCATTTTATTAATTCCATCAATAAGTTTTTCTGGGTTATATTTTTTTATCATCTCATCTAATGATGCATATTCAAAATTTACACTTTCAATTTCTTCTTTTGTAAGATTACCAGGACAATAAGTTATCTTAAACCTGTTTTCTGATGACCCATGAATTAAATGAGCTGCCGCAGCAAGATTATTATTTATATCGCTATAATTTTTAACATAGTTTAATATCTCTGGAGTCGTTTTATATCCATACTTTCTAATGAGTGAATCAATTTCCTTATCTTCGCCAAAAGTGCTTAGCCCTGGTGCAAGGACTATCAATTCCCCATCATCAGCAATTGCCATTCGGGTTCGATAAATACTTTTGTTTCCAAGCCAGGTACTTTTGAATTCCATAGGGTCAAGGTAAACCACAACTTTATTGAGCGGTTTATCAAGCATAATAAAGTTTGCTTTTAAAGATAATTCTGCTGCAAGCTTGAAGCATTCATAATCATCTCCAATAAACAGACCTTTAATTACAAGCTTATTGTTTTCATCTTTTCCGATAACAGTTAAGATATAAATGATAGGCAAATGTTTTGCAAAGTTGTCTGATGCATAATTCAATACTTTTCTTACCGGTGTATCTGCCCTTCCCATAATTCTTTCCATTCCATAAACAGCCCCAAGATAATGGCTTTTGTGAATTCCACCCTTCCCGCCGGTGCCAACAAAAATATTTTTATTGTAGTTAGCCATTCCAATAACTTCGTGTGGAACAACTTGACCGATTGAAAGAATTAAATCGTGATTTCCTTTTGCGAGAAGATTATTTACTTGTGCCGGCCAGGTAAAATCTAATTTACCTTCGGAAATTTCTTTAATGTATTCAGAAGGAACTTCACCTAAAGTCGCAAGATCTTCTTTCCACTTGTGTACTCTAAATAGATTTGCGGGGACAGAACCAAACATCATTTTTTTTTCTTCATCACTAACAGGAAAGTGTGTTCCTGTTGCTGGAAGAACATCAACTAATTTCTCTTTATAATATTCATAAACAAATTCTGTGATTATTCCAGCTTGCGAATGATATCTTGTGAAATCTGGTGGAACAGCTAATACTTTTTTTCTATCGCCAAGTTTTTGCAAGGTAGAAAAGATAAATTCTTTTAACTGTGCATTACTTATTGATTCGTTCTCTGATCCTTTAGAAAAGTATAACATATTTATTTTTCCCATCCAGGAAGTTCAGGCAAATAACTTTCAAACTCTT
It encodes the following:
- a CDS encoding TRAP transporter substrate-binding protein: MNYLNKNFIAGIFVLIFFSGCVKTTDIRTIKIGHGLDQFHPVHKAMEFMAGRVAEKSNGKILMSIYPSQQLGTERECLELLQIGSLGMTKVSSSVLEGFSPNFKVFSLPYIFRDDEHKFKFFESDFGRGLLRSTEKFWLRGLCYYDAGSRSFYTKNKPIIKPDDLKGLKIRTQESPTSVKLVNALGGSATPISWGELYTALQQGVVDGAENNPPSFYLSKHYEVCKHYSLDEHTSVPDVLLISTIIWEDLSQEEKVWIQEAADESYQYQKELWQIATIEALDEVQKAGVKIYYPDKNLFNEKVQSLIDEFNSEPEIYELIQKIKAIK
- the kduI gene encoding 5-dehydro-4-deoxy-D-glucuronate isomerase, encoding MDVRYSPNQNGFKKLGTDELRKSFLIEDLFQKNKMLMTYSDVDRSITGSAVPAGKALKLVATKKEMAANYFTERRELGIINIGDNGSVLVNGKVYKMDNKDGLYIGRGEKTIEFKSKSASKPALFYFVSYPAHKTYPDKHIKFSQSTPVKLGSSSDSNKRTIYKYIHPGTMKTCQLVLGLTELDEGSVWNTMPAHTHQRRSEVYMYFNLKPDSFVIHILGEATETRHIIIRNKQAVLSTSWSMHSGVGTQNYSFIWAMGGENQVFDDMDWIPMQNLK
- a CDS encoding DUF2088 domain-containing protein, producing MLYFSKGSENESISNAQLKEFIFSTLQKLGDRKKVLAVPPDFTRYHSQAGIITEFVYEYYKEKLVDVLPATGTHFPVSDEEKKMMFGSVPANLFRVHKWKEDLATLGEVPSEYIKEISEGKLDFTWPAQVNNLLAKGNHDLILSIGQVVPHEVIGMANYNKNIFVGTGGKGGIHKSHYLGAVYGMERIMGRADTPVRKVLNYASDNFAKHLPIIYILTVIGKDENNKLVIKGLFIGDDYECFKLAAELSLKANFIMLDKPLNKVVVYLDPMEFKSTWLGNKSIYRTRMAIADDGELIVLAPGLSTFGEDKEIDSLIRKYGYKTTPEILNYVKNYSDINNNLAAAAHLIHGSSENRFKITYCPGNLTKEEIESVNFEYASLDEMIKKYNPEKLIDGINKMPDGEEIFYISNPALGLWASKNRFNI
- a CDS encoding TRAP transporter large permease, translated to MEIVEILILVVSFVVLLSLGVPISYSIGISSILTMLVSIKVIPALTTVSQRMATGLDSFALLAIPFFILAGQLMNSGGIARRLIDFAKILVGRLPGGLAFVNILAAMLFGAISGSAVAAASAIGGFMTPVMKKEGYDPAFAASVNITSATTGMIIPPSNILIVYSLASGGVSIAALFLAGYLPGILLGVSLMVVAGIYAKKHNYRVESSTTSKEGVVVFFKAVPSLLLIIIVIGGIVAGYFTATEASAIAVFYAFFLSVFIYREVKFKDIPQILLSSAITTSVVMMLIATSMAMSWVMAYENIPQNVASGLIALSDSKIVIFLLINLILLFVGTFMDMTPAVLIFTPIFLPVATQLGVDPIHFGIIMVVNLSIGLCTPPVGSVLFVGCSVADLPITKVIKPLIPFFIAMIISLLIITYIPDLSLFIPKYFGY
- a CDS encoding TRAP transporter small permease, producing MILTSIKKNIDFILKWVVIIIFAIMTINVLWQVLSRFILAKPSSFTEELARYMLVWIGILGASYVAGQKMHLAIDLLATKLSTQYKSFLEILIQFFVFVFALFVMVIGGMRLVTITLALNQISAALQIKLGFVYLILPISGLLMMFYSFYFIFEEINKLKHIVTDKR